One genomic region from Rosa rugosa chromosome 1, drRosRugo1.1, whole genome shotgun sequence encodes:
- the LOC133731623 gene encoding disease resistance RPP13-like protein 4: MEQIKLSHPLVQLMPSPERSSESTWTRRSQPELSQGMSPEWSELSLENWVDNTRSMEDIKRSYEHLESVELKMCCLSLSIFPPDSVIKKRPLIYWWIGEGFVTTTQGRTAEETGEEIFRKLITSGLIQVQPHNAFSSIVVNSCTVHPWVRHMLVSLAKHAKLFDFDSRWPRMPSYSKDSISSCRRACLVYDNPISEGSNGRKVEDLLTVFNVNEQYLSLKREWLRKLKKVEVIQLGRWQNSASHHIEVEDKGFLKGLGAQNKLLKYLSLRGISGITKLPSSILKFLNLEILDLRACHSLETLPPDISPLRNLTHFDISECYLLEAMPKGIEKLSSLQVLKGFVIGDSEGTPCRIGDLAQLRHLKRLSIHMGNQAEVQKGEFHKLEEIVSLRHLKLSWGVVSPNLKAKVAFQSLDLDYGETDKWTVEVLRLKHLNNLEIAFPKLKDEFPRLHYLEKINCHEIEKDRYDEDIVWSEYAEYTCI, from the exons ATGGAGCAAATCAAACTCTCACATCCTCTAGTGCAGCTGATGCCTTCACCCGAGCGCAGCTCCGAGTCGACATGGACGCGCAGGTCTCAGCCGGAGTTGAGTCAGGGAATGTCACCGGAATGGTCCGAATTGAGCCTCGAAAATTGGGTTGATAACACTCGGAGCATGGAGGATATAAAGAGAAGCTATGAACATCTTGAGAGCGTTGAGTTAAAGATGTGTTGTCTATCTCTTTCAATATTCCCTCCTGATTCTGTCATAAAGAAGAGGCCTCTGATTTACTGGTGGATTGGCGAGGGTTTCGTTACAACTACTCAAGGCAGGACAGCTGAAGAGACAGGTGAGGAAATCTTTCGGAAACTCATAACCTCGGGTTTGATTCAAGTTCAACCACATAATGCATTTAGTTCTATAGTTGTGAATAGTTGTACAGTGCATCCTTGGGTTCGTCATATGTTGGTCTCCTTGGCCAAGCACGCTAAGCTTTTCGACTTCGATTCAAGATGGCCAAGGATGCCGTCTTATAGTAAAGATAGTATTTCAAGTTGTAGACGTGCATGTTTAGTTTATGACAACCCAATTTCTGAGGGGTCTAATGGCCGGAAAGTGGAGGATCTGTTGACAGTGTTCAATGTGAACGAACAGTATCTTAGTTTGAAACGGGAATGGCTTAGGAAGTTGAAAAAAGTTGAGGTGATTCAGCTAGGACGGTGGCAGAACTCGGCTTCGCATCACATTGAAGTTGAAGATAAAGGGTTTTTGAAAGGTTTAGGGGCTCAGAATAAGCTCTTGAAGTATCTTAGCCTCAGAGGGATATCAGGAATTaccaaactcccttcttctatcTTGAAGTTTCTCAACCTTGAAATTCTTGATCTGAGGGCATGCCACAGCTTAGAGACATTGCCTCCAGATATCTCACCATTGAGGAATCTCACGCATTTCGACATATCCGAGTGTTACTTGCTAGAAGCAATGCCGAAAGGAATTGAGAAGCTGTCTTCTCTTCAAGTGCTAAAAGGCTTTGTGATTGGGGATTCGGAAGGAACTCCCTGCAGAATTGGTGATCTTGCACAGCTGAGGCATCTAAAGCGGCTCAGTATACACATGGGCAATCAAGCTGAAGTTCAAAAGGGGGAGTTCCACAAATTGGAGGAAATTGTATCTCTTCGCCACCTCAAACTATCATGGGGAGTTGTTTCTCCAAACTTGAAAGCAAAAGTTGCCTTCCAATCCTTGGA CTTGGATTATGGAGAGACTGACAAGTGGACAGTTGAAGTCTTGCGTCTCAAGCACTTGAATAATTTGGAGATAGCTTTCCCAAAGTTGAAGGATGAGTTTCCTCGTCTGCACTATTTGGAGAAAATCAACTGTCATGAGATTGAAAAGGATCGATACGATGAAGACATTGTTTGGAGTGAATATGCAGAGTACACATGCATATGA